From a region of the uncultured Desulfobacter sp. genome:
- the gatC gene encoding Asp-tRNA(Asn)/Glu-tRNA(Gln) amidotransferase subunit GatC yields the protein MKISQQEVEKMAHLARLDVDDELKETLAGQLSDILDYIDALKDVNVEGVTPASGAAFMNNVLREDVQKPSPGPDVTLANAPERDQDFYVVPRVVK from the coding sequence ATGAAAATATCACAACAAGAAGTGGAAAAAATGGCCCATCTGGCCCGGCTGGATGTGGATGATGAACTTAAGGAAACCCTGGCAGGACAGCTAAGTGATATCCTTGATTATATTGATGCCCTCAAGGACGTGAATGTTGAGGGGGTGACACCTGCATCCGGGGCGGCATTCATGAATAACGTGCTTAGAGAAGATGTGCAAAAACCGTCTCCGGGCCCGGATGTTACCTTGGCCAATGCACCGGAACGTGACCAGGACTTCTATGTAGTGCCAAGAGTAGTGAAGTAG
- a CDS encoding SPOR domain-containing protein, with protein MFGLGVIVGRSSSPVMFETRAFQEHLGQIVNERLGKFSQKEKVDLKFYDVLDEPVSYPIKGKKDDPGEITPGPEAGKTVSAKSVSNNSQAEEIPVKHSRKIATWHQAEQGYDNDPPAASSSEKRASVKTEKKADEKADEKRPVAKLVPKVLKSKTQTDKKKDAPPKVAKPDTAKAPASAHGEYTIQIASYKNLNDALAQMVLLNKKGITAYRASVKIKGITWHRVRTGSFADYEAAKAGLAKLAGSGVGGMVIKKE; from the coding sequence ATGTTTGGCCTTGGGGTGATCGTGGGCAGAAGTTCAAGTCCCGTAATGTTTGAAACCCGTGCTTTCCAGGAACATCTTGGGCAAATAGTCAATGAACGTTTGGGTAAATTTTCTCAAAAAGAAAAAGTCGATCTTAAATTTTACGATGTCCTTGATGAACCAGTGTCTTATCCGATTAAAGGGAAAAAAGACGATCCCGGGGAGATCACCCCGGGTCCTGAAGCCGGGAAAACAGTTTCTGCAAAGTCAGTATCGAACAATTCCCAGGCTGAAGAAATTCCTGTTAAACACAGCAGAAAAATAGCCACCTGGCATCAGGCCGAGCAGGGCTATGACAATGATCCCCCTGCGGCATCGTCATCTGAAAAGCGTGCTTCGGTCAAAACAGAAAAAAAAGCAGATGAAAAAGCAGATGAAAAACGACCCGTGGCCAAACTTGTCCCAAAGGTTTTAAAATCCAAAACCCAAACGGATAAAAAAAAGGATGCGCCACCTAAAGTCGCTAAACCGGATACCGCTAAAGCACCCGCATCTGCCCATGGTGAATACACCATTCAAATCGCCTCATATAAAAATTTAAATGATGCCCTGGCCCAGATGGTTCTTTTAAATAAAAAGGGAATAACCGCTTACCGGGCCAGTGTGAAGATCAAAGGGATAACCTGGCATCGGGTCAGAACCGGCTCTTTTGCCGATTATGAAGCGGCCAAAGCCGGTCTGGCAAAGCTTGCCGGCTCAGGCGTCGGCGGCATGGTCATCAAAAAGGAATAA